A genomic window from Lycium barbarum isolate Lr01 chromosome 4, ASM1917538v2, whole genome shotgun sequence includes:
- the LOC132638753 gene encoding putative F-box protein At3g16210: protein MKSDVSCQSDVVWKFKIPIELQSLDFMLLEPVNGILCICGPLKSHVSYAYLWNPLTNEFKALPRPIVHMGYVADNFGFGFVPNSNDYKVVRVLQHERKHDAWIEIYSLNCNSWRRVRDSCSSSEITGNESEGSLNRYVGSFSVFRDLRHFPGDGDLTVDLEKEVITEVDYK from the exons ATGAAAAGTGATGTTTCATGCCAAAGTGATGTGGTTTGGAAATTTAAGATTCCAATTGAATTGCAATCTCTAGATTTCATGCTATTGGAACCTGTTAATGGAATACTCTGCATTTGTGGACCTTTAAAGTCCCATGTTTCTTATGCGTACTTGTGGAACCCTTTAACTAATGAATTCAAAGCTTTGCCTAGACCAATTGTTCATATGGGATATGTTGCTGATAACTTTGGCTTTGGCTTTGTTCCTAATAGCAATGATTACAAAGTAGTGAGGGTGCTTCAACATGAGAGAAAACACGATGCGTGGATTGAAATTTACTCTTTGAATTGCAATTCTTGGAGACGTGTTAGGGACTCGTGCTCGAGTAGTGAAATCACTGGAAATGAGAGTGAAGGGAGTCTCAATCGCTATGTCGGGAGTTTTTCGGTGTTTAGGGACTTGAGACATTTTCCAGGTGATGGTGATTTAACTGTTGATCTGGAGAAAGAAGTGATTACTGAGGTGGATTATAA ATAG